The following coding sequences lie in one Lolium perenne isolate Kyuss_39 chromosome 2, Kyuss_2.0, whole genome shotgun sequence genomic window:
- the LOC127329649 gene encoding F-box protein At3g07870-like: protein MTTTKPVEEEDGTRSHGYGITGVWDFPTDVLVEILLRLPPTSLCRARLVCRLWRDVVSDCTTEMQSRAKALLWNPNTCVAYVVDDLSTGTCRELWRRRDGGNDGDVQLVGTCNGLLCLCDDKEIGGVITLVNPATGETLPLPPLPCAGRFIGLHHRNMWHSAYSFACHPTSGRYKVVHVPCIFGHVCEFVGMRVLTLGQMSWREVPMACGLWRRRDADGAAGIVSEGSASRGHTSCTASMC, encoded by the exons atgacgaccaccaaa CCGGTAGAAGAAGAAGACGGCACTCGTAGCCATGGCTACGGGATCACGGGAGTGTGGGACTTCCCCACGGACGTCCTGGTTGAGATCCTCCTGCGGCTCCCGCCGACCTCCCTGTGCCGGGCCCGCCTCGTGTGTCGGCTCTGGCGCGACGTGGTCAGCGACTGCACCACGGAGATGCAGAGCCGCGCCAAGGCCCTCCTCTGGAATCCGAACACTTGCGTCGCCTATGTCGTCGACGACCTGTCCACGGGGACCTGCAGAGAGCTGTGGAGGCGGCGCGACGGTGGAAACGACGGGGACGTGCAGCTGGTGGGCACGTGCAACGGCCTGCTCTGCCTGTGCGACGACAAGGAGATAGGTGGCGTTATCACCCTGGTCAACCCAGCCACCGGCGAGACGCTGCCCCTCCCACCCTTGCCGTGTGCCGGCCGGTTCATCGGCCTCCACCACCGGAATATGTGGCACTCGGCGTACAGCTTCGCATGCCACCCGACGTCGGGGCGGTACAAGGTGGTGCACGTCCCGTGCATCTTTGGCCATGTGTGTGAGTTCGTCGGCATGCGTGTTCTCACGCTCGGCCAAATGTCGTGGCGGGAGGTGCCCATGGCGTGTGGGTTATGGAGGAGGAGGGACGCCGATGGAGCCGCCGGTATAGTCTCAGAGGGCAGTGCGTCCCGCGGCCACACTTCGTGCACGGCAAGTATGTGCTGA
- the LOC127336957 gene encoding uncharacterized protein, whose amino-acid sequence MDLSMTNLWLRGKEDMDVSFSQAEPAAINCRNEDLDVTAVNRDCLGSSEAVEASRKSFNQRNQLVPDDDSKLVLGLGPMPNLYSADSHSSGGNKVKLSATLFAHCTTTDPGLILGISSGSSRNLQPTIVPGSKEHSHKRKNGIFLPLIDEGSTSARRKSGEYVLPLLFAPRSNDICLNGTPSETDVQQHLGTRYEADHDRYLNQHKAQLSTEPSATTDCSFAETSDTTAETSDTIACTSNGEQRSHQRHLKKCRFNGCSKGGRGASGLCISHGGGQRCQKPGCYKGAESRTAYCKGHGGGRRCQELGCTKSAEGKTEFCIAHGGGLRCGVQECSRAARGRSGFCIKHGGGKRCIMEGCTRSAEGYPGLCISHGGGRRCQYPDCSKGAQGGTMFCKSHGGGKRCISEGCTKGAEGSTSLCKGHGGGKRCLFEGGAACPKSVHGGTSFCVVHGGGKRCAAPGCTKSARGRTNCCVRHGGGRRCVSDGCDKSAQGSTDFCKAHGGGKRCAWSTGCEKFARGRSGLCSAHETLMASKQEPECGQGTRMIGYGAFSGIGSSSWTAGSSMDHGISSSVPGASSDCGESLQDMPSGRLIPPQLLVPGSLKPSSSFNLAGNGQEGGEGIRSQSFGLVVPEGRVHGGGLMSMLGGAGGNSIHVPKS is encoded by the coding sequence ATGGACCTTAGTATGACAAATCTATGGCTTCGAGGGAAGGAAGATATGGATGTTTCATTCTCTCAAGCTGAACCTGCTGCCATAAATTGCAGAAATGAAGACTTAGATGTAACAGCAGTTAACCGTGATTGCCTGGGCAGCTCAGAAGCAGTTGAGGCTTCTAGAAAATCATTCAACCAGAGGAATCAACTTGTCCCCGATGACGACTCCAAGCTGGTGCTAGGACTTGGACCAATGCCAAATCTGTATTCTGCTGATAGTCACTCATCTGGTGGGAATAAAGTTAAATTATCTGCAACTTTGTTCGCCCATTGTACCACAACTGATCCTGGATTAATTTTGGGGATTTCAAGTGGCAGCTCAAGAAATTTACAGCCCACAATAGTGCCTGGCAGCAAGGAACATTCACATAAAAGGAAAAATGGTATTTTTCTCCCACTTATTGATGAGGGGTCAACTTCAGCCAGAAGGAAATCCGGTGAATATGTGCTGCCACTTCTGTTTGCTCCAAGATCAAATGATATTTGTCTGAACGGAACACCGTCAGAGACTGATGTTCAGCAACACCTTGGAACCAGATATGAGGCGGATCATGATAGATACCTTAATCAACATAAGGCTCAGCTTAGCACCGAGCCTTCAGCAACAACTGATTGTTCCTTTGCGGAAACTTCAGATACAACTGCTGAAACTTCAGATACAATAGCTTGTACTAGTAATGGGGAGCAGAGAAGTCATCAACGCCATCTTAAGAAGTGTAGGTTCAACGGGTGTTCCAAGGGTGGAAGGGGTGCATCAGGACTCTGTATTTCCCATGGTGGCGGTCAGCGGTGCCAAAAGCCAGGTTGCTATAAGGGTGCCGAGAGCCGAACTGCGTACTGTAAAGGTCACGGAGGTGGAAGGCGGTGCCAAGAGTTAGGCTGCACCAAGAGCGCCGAAGGAAAGACAGAGTTCTGTATTGCTCACGGCGGTGGGCTCCGGTGTGGGGTTCAGGAGTGCTCGAGAGCAGCACGGGGAAGATCAGGATTCTGCATAAAACATGGTGGAGGGAAGAGGTGCATCATGGAGGGGTGCACTCGGAGTGCTGAAGGATATCCTGGGCTGTGCATCTCGCATGGAGGTGGTCGCCGGTGTCAGTACCCCGACTGCAGTAAGGGAGCACAGGGTGGCACTATGTTCTGCAAGTCCCATGGTGGTGGCAAACGGTGCATATCTGAAGGCTgtaccaaaggggccgagggcagCACATCGTTATGTAAAGGGCATGGTGGCGGGAAGAGGTGCCTCTTCGAGGGAGGCGCGGCATGTCCCAAAAGTGTTCATGGAGGAACCAGCTTCTGCGTGGTGCATGGAGGCGGCAAACGGTGTGCTGCACCAGGGTGCACCAAGAGCGCCCGCGGTCGCACGAATTGCTGCGTGAGGCATGGCGGTGGGAGGCGTTGCGTATCTGATGGGTGCGACAAGAGTGCGCAGGGGAGCACGGACTTCTGCAAGGCGCACGGGGGCGGGAAGCGGTGCGCCTGGAGCACAGGCTGTGAGAAGTTTGCCAGGGGAAGGAGCGGTCTCTGCTCTGCGCATGAAACCTTGATGGCTTCGAAGCAAGAGCCAGAATGCGGGCAGGGCACACGCATGATTGGGTATGGCGCCTTCAGCGGGATCGGCTCTTCTTCCTGGACGGCGGGCAGCAGCATGGACCATGGGATCTCCTCTTCTGTTCCTGGCGCCTCGTCGGATTGTGGCGAGTCGTTGCAAGACATGCCGAGTGGCAGGCTCATACCACCGCAGCTGCTTGTTCCTGGTTCCCTGAAACCTTCTTCTTCGTTTAACCTGGCGGGTAATGGCCAAGAGGGTGGAGAGGGGATTCGGAGCCAGAGCTTCGGGTTGGTCGTGCCGGAGGGAAGGGTGCATGGCGGAGGGCTGATGTCGATGCTCGGAGGAGCTGGCGGCAACAGCATCCATGTTCCGAAATCCTGA